The genome window ataactTTGTAAATATTTAGTAGTTATATACGTAAGTATCTAAATAAGATCACACTTAATCTAAATAGTATTGagttataattaacaaattatatacctaaataagtttataatctaaataagtttataattaacaaattcaaaaaattaatgcaagtctagaaaaattatatacctaaataagtttataatctaaataagtttataattaacaaattcaaaaaattaatgcaagtctagaaaaattatatacctaaataagtttataattaacaaattcaaaaacttgattttggactgatctagcaacttgaatcaaacctcagggacgaatttggcagttttacccattcattaattgaggttctaacggtgttaatttattggactgaaatagcaacagaaactaggctcagggactgttttagcaacaaaacttgattttggactgatctagcaatttgagtcaaagCTCAGCGACGAATTTAGCAGTTTACTCTTGAGGGAATTAAAAAGTAAGAAAACAATAATCTAATGTGCCGAGATATGAAGGGCGGCTGACTTCCTCTTGGGGGGGGGTGTGGACTTTGACTACTCAACAATAACATCACAATAGACAAGAAAAAAGGAAAcatgtcatcatcatcatctcacgCAGACAAGGAAAGGCAACAACATCAAATCATATTCACGTGAGGTTTTTTTGGAGGATTTATTATAGGGGTGTGATAAATATACCCAAGATAAAGATTAATATATCCAAAAGTCAAATTTAGTAATGATTAActactttattatattattttattataaagttaaaagtaataattatgttttattataaagtcaaaagtaataattatgttttttatcttattttattttataatacttttgttacttttttatattttgttatactattattagtattaatatcaatattaaCTAGAATTGGTACCGCCCAATGGCGTAGCTTTGtaggggcggccgaccccccgaacttttcgctcgttagtggagagtatgtagttttcatatagaaattctcgggtatatacgtttttaaccccccggttttatagaaatttttgatatatacgttttcgacccaacggtcggaaatctcaagctttgcCACCGGtaccgccgcaatgcggcggggttCTTACATATGCGTCAACACGTGACAAAACATTCGCTAACTTCATATAACTACCTCTATAAAAACACTTGCTCGTAGAACAACTgcaaaacatgctaaaaaataatAACATGACCCAATTGTTACACGTTCCTGTTATGTAATTATTGTTCGTAGTAAAACAACTCGTTCTGTGATGTTCAGAACTTGACAGCCAAACAAAAAGCAAAGGGAGCCAAAACGCAAAAAGAGCAACAAAATCTCGGCCGTAACCAAAACAAAAAAAACGGCTTAACGGCATTCAAAAAGGTAATGATACGTTAATTTACAGCAACAAAAAAGCATTACAGATATAATCCAGCCAAGTAAAATTACACCGGAAAATCGGAGAATTTAAAACCTCGCTATTTTTCCCAACTGAGATCAGTGTGACCTGCACGAGATTTTACCCAGAAAAAGGAATCCGCCTTTATGTCACCTATTACTTTTGTCAGCTGTGGATGCCGGTGGTTGAAGATCCTATCGTTTCTCGCCTTCCAGATGTGCCAGCAAGTTGCAGCGATAACCATCCCAATTGCTTTTTTTATGCCCTTCGGAACCTTTTTGGCTGAAATTAGTTCCAGCAGCTGCACGATACTGATTAAGTAACGGGGGAACGGTATTTTAATCCATTGAAGAATTACGGTCCAAACACTTTGTGCGAAATCACAGGAGATGAGGAGATGGTTCGTGTTTTCACGATCTTCATTACAGATTGCATAGCCAAGATACGGAGGTAATACCCCCCGCGCGTTCAACGCTTCCCTAGTTGGGATACGATCCAAAACCACCCGCCATATGAAACAATTCACCTTCTTCGGAATCCAGTGAAGCCAAGATAGCAGTTTTGTTTCGGGATGATGTTAATATGATCGAGTTCTGATCGTAGTCTACTCACGGTGTAGGTGTCCCTACTAGATCCTGTTCTCCATAGCCAGCGGTCTGGGCCGGGCCCAAGCAATGCTGAGCTAAGCAACCCAGAGCAGTTCGACCAAGCGTCCAAGTGTTCTGGTAGAGAAAGAGGTACGGAGCTGCCCCAAAACCATTCCAATGATTCGTTAATCCGCTTGTACCGTTGCTGGACGAAGCATCTTTTATCGGATTCCAAGGTGAAAAGAGTCGGGAATTCATCTCGGAGGGGCCTGTTTCCCACCCAAGTGTCCAGCCAGAAGAGTGTTTTATCTCCCACTCCTACGTATGGTACCATCCTTGCTTTAACATCAACGACCGGTTCATGCATAACCCTTCCCAAATTGACAATGGACTTCCAAACCCCGGCTATCGAGCTATTGAGCGGAATAGAAGCATGACGTCGAGTCCCACAATGGAAAGCCGAGATTGATTTGGCCCATAAGGATGTATTTTCGTTTTTGTACCTAAGACACCATTTGACGATCAAGGCTTTATTTGTGCAGGCGAGGCTGCCGATGCCTAAACCCCCTTCCACCTTGGACGCAACTACCTTGAACCATGGCACCCAACTAATCTTGTTTTTTTCCAGACAGCCACCCCAAAGGAATTTTCGGCGTAATCTTTCCAATTGCTTGATGACAGCGAGTGGTGCACTAAATAACGAAAAGTAGTACGTTGGAAGGTTACTTAAGACTGCTTCGATTAGAGTTAGTCGTCCTCCGAAAGATAACATCCTGGCCTTCCAAAGTGTGAGTTTGTTCTCAAACTTCTCGATAATCGGCTTCCAATTCTTTACTAATCCCATATTTGCCCCAACCGGGAGACCGAGGTAGGTAAATGGAAAAGAGCCAGGTTTGCAGCTGAGAATTAGTGCCATGTTATTAATCTCAGCATTGGTTACTCCGACCCCGTATAGTAGACTTTTGCTGAAGTTGACTTTAAGACCGGAGGCAAGGTGAAAACATCTTAAAAATCTAGCAAGATTTTTGAAGTTTGACAAGGACCAATCGCCGACAAACAACACATCATCTGCATAAAGGAGGTGTGATAGTACTGGACCGTCGTTGGGAGTTTTCACGCCATTAAAAATTCCTTCCATGTTGGCTTTGACTGCGGCTACATGTAAAGCTTCCATGGCAAGAATAAATAAAAGCGGTGAGAGCGGATCGCCCTGTCGTACCCCCCTTTGAACCTCGAATTGGCTTGTTGGTGATCCATTAACTAGAATGGACGTTCTAGTTGAGGATAGTATGCCCGAAATCCATTTTCGCCACAAAACGGGGAAGCCCATTTGTTGCATGACGGAGTCGAGAAAACTCCAACTTAGGGAGTCGAAGGCCTTTTCAAAATCCACTTTAAAAAGTAGCATTTTCCTCTTGTATTTCTTGCCCCACGATACTAATTCATTTATTACCAGTGGGCCTTCTAAAATACTCCTCCCTTCGATGTATGTCGTTTAGGTGTCACTTACCAAGTCGCCGATCACTTTTTTTAGTCTATTGGCCAGAATTTTTTATACTACTTTTGAGATGCAGCCGATAAGGCTAATGGGACGAAAGTCCTTGATAAGCTGGGGATTGTCGACTTTGGGTAGTAAGGTTATGAAGGTGGAATTGCAGCCCCGACTTAGAGTGTCGTGCACGTAAAAATAGTCCAAAAGGACGATGAAGTCTGTCTCGAGAGTCTCCCAGAAGTGCTTTATGAAGCCGAAGGTAAAACCATCGGGTCCCTGTGTTTTGTCTCCGTCGCATTCCTAGACAGCTTTTTTGATTTCCTCGATCGAGAACCGCGTTACCAAACCTTACATTTGAGACTGGGATAGGACCTTGAAGCCAATATTTGAGAAGGTCGGCCTTTTTTGATCCTTTTCTTTGAACAAATCGGCAAAATAATCTTTTATATTATCTTTAAGACCGTCTGGTTGCGAAACCCAAATATCATTAAAGACGAGACCATTAATTCTGTTATGTTTTTGATGGCCTTTGATAATGCCATGAAAGAAGGAGGAATTTTCGTCTCCATCTACCATCCATTTTACCTTCGCACGCTGTTTTAGATCTTCATGACGGGCATCTTCAGTTTCTTTTAGTCATTTCGCCCATAGTTCTCTATTTTCCACCTCGTTCTCATTTAACATACTGGATTCAGCTTTTAGGTCTAATGCTTCCACCTTTTTTGATAATTCAGAATAAGCCTCACAGTTCTTAGCCTTGACCCCTTTTGCCCATTGCTTTAGAGCCGATTTGATAGCCTTTAACCTTGCAGCCAACAATTTGTCAGGAGGTCCAAACGGAGCAATACTAGCATGAGCCTTTTTAACAATTGCGGAGAGACCGTCTTCTTTCAACCATGAATTAAAAAAACGGAACGGGGGTGCATCGAAGTTTATTTTCGAGCAAGCCAACAACAAAGGTCGGTGGTCCGAACGAAATCTTGGTAATCCTGTAAGTGTTGCCGACGGCCATTTGGCAAGAAAGGAATGACACACGAGAATTCAATCAATTTTGCTAAACCTCTTACCGTCGTCCGAGCGGTAAGTAAACGAGCAGCCAAGCATGGCGTATTCACACAAAGCAGTAGTACGGATGAAATGATTGAAATCTTCGGCCGCTTGAGGATTAAACCTTGAGTTCTTCCTTTCTAATGGTTCCCTGACACAATTAAAGTCGCCTACGAGGATCCAGAGGCCACTGGATGTCAACACAAGGTTACTGAGTGTTGCCCAGAGGATCCTTTTCAGAGCGACATCTTGTGGAGCATATACGTTTACTATGTTGATTTCACCTTCCCCATTTTTCAATTCTCCCATGGTAGCCAGGAAGAATCTATTCGATAATTAACCTTTACGGATAAAAACATCCGGATCCCAGATGTTTAAGAGACCACCCGATCTTCCTGCCGCATCCACATAATCAGATTCAAATGAAGAATTTCCCCAAAAAGAATTTACCTGAAGAATTTCCCCAAAAAGAATATATACATACACACGTTGACTGACATCTTGGATTTGTGGAGCCATAGTGTTACACCCTACTACGTTATGATCATAAATacgcagcggaaatacgtaccGGAAAATTTTTCCCTTTTAAACTATTCTAACATACTTGAATAATAATTAAGTCGACCCTTTTTAAGATAAATACATCATTCGACATTTATGAAATGAGACTATGTTAACAAGTAACTACAAACTGCGTGACCGGCTTCCCGTACAATCCGTGATCTTCAACTCTACCCTCGTTCTCTAGTCCGTCATGAATATCCGACTAACCCGCAATCACCATATATAACCAACACGTTAATAATTGGTGACATTATATACTTTAGTATGAAGACATATCAATATATGAACGCTTAGTAATCTATCGTTTTATACAACTGCAGCATGATATTCCTTCGAGTTCATTCTTTATACCGAGCATCCAATCCTTGAAAGTCCAATACTTACATACCTGCATTCTTGTTCCATTCTCAAGGCACACCATTAATAACGTGATTATTCAAATGTTTTTGAGCCATATATAGAAGCATATGTAAAAAGCTCCTTTCTTTCATGTACAATAAATCCTACCTCATGTATAAGTACCTACACACGAATGCTTATACACATTTCATACCCACATACATACATGCAAACACACTTACATACACACATCCCTAAATAAATACATACTTATATTCATATATACATACTAGCTCTTATGTACCACGTACATAATTCCCTATGATTTACTGACGTATCCTAACTACAAACCTCCATGTAATAAGACATGTATGAACAAACTCATATATGTACTCACTACTATTCATGATTACCTATAAGTTTAAGCCATTGGAATGAGGTTAAATCAGTTCATACATACCCACATACTTAACTCATTACCCTACATACTCGCTCACACATCCCGTTCTTACTCACACGTCATAAACGCTTTTTAAATATCTTTTCGGGTATGTTTTGGATCTTGAAAATGAGTTCCATACTCACCCGTAACTTACCAAGCCAATTGGTGGGGTTGAAGAACATTATAAAAACTTAAcgaggcttggaatgggttcacggggtccgaattcgaagaaaaacaaagaattgcataaacttttaattttgaatctgacctccaccgtaagctacggtggctaccgtagcttacggtggccataAAATCTTTACGGTGGCTTgctactgccttacggtggaaAGAAAACCTTCAGtgcctaccgtagcttacggtggctaccgtaagctacggtagcgcCCAGCACAGCTTCCATTTTTAATACcaaaactcgcataacttgctcgttttgcatccgtttcacttgaaacttgtttctaATTGTCCGAAAAACATTTCCCTACATAATTGACTAAAAATCCTTACCCCGGGGGCCTTAACCATTACTAATTACATTACCGATACATGACTCATGTACATAAATTCGACCCGTTAGGTTCCACCAATTTGTTTCCGAAGTAATTAACTACTTTCAGCCACAACAACCGTTCTTACCTTGGTAATTCCAATTATTACTTAGTCATACATGGTTTCCCAACATTCATAAGTATTAAATAACTCCCTATACATACTAATAAGTAAGTCGGAAGTCTTACCTTGTGCGTCCGAGTTCATCCATAGCTTCCGTGTTTACCCTTGATCACCCGTTGCCCTTCTATGCTTGTGTCCATGTTGACATGCTTCCTATCCGTACATGTCGTCACATTCATATCATAATTAGTATACATACACTCATTCAATTGTGTCCTAAAGCTTATTTATGGCATTTATACATAGTTGACTTCCAAAAGTCAACTGTCCAGCTTACATAAATACATTCAATTCAGGAACATGACACCGTCTTAATATGGTAGACCATAGTATAAACATCATTTGCATTTCACACTCATAATGTACGACATGTAAACCTACATGATCATCCGATTATATACACGTACACATTCCATTCCGTTCATACTAGCATCTATACGTCTTCATTACTAATAACAGTCATCATTCCAAATTTACCCCTTTTTTTCTAGGATTCGCATATGCCTCATGTCTACCATCTTAAGTCACCATTAGGACAAAGCAAACAATCCATATGGTGTGCATTACACCCTCTAATCATATGTTACAATCTACTAATGCAaaatttcactaaaacattatTTCAACGAGGTCACTCATGTGGGTTCGATTAATCACACCTTCATCATGCATCTTTATTAGCAACTTTTACCATTATCACAATTTATACCCATTTACCAAGTTCTTGCACACACATTTTATCTTCTaacttcacttaggcatttcatcatacacttggtgtgcataaTATTTTCTAAGCTCATAGTACAAGTAGTTTATGCATGTTCTCCCAAAAATTCATCTCATGAACCATTTTATTTAAACAAGATCACATTGTCATCAAATCTACATCATGTTTACTATCAAAACCTACCATATAGCATCTTGTGCAACAACATAATCATAATATCAAAATTGCATGTTCATCATAATCATTCTTATACTCCTACACATGGGTTTCGTTCTAAATCATCAAATGACATCTAGAACTCGCATAATTCGTGTTCCATATagtgattctatcatattctCATGCTTAATTTCACACAATTTCACGAattaatcaaaacccacttcacaTAAGATCACCAAATCATAAATTTCAACTTACCATATGTTTGCTAGCGCTAGGCcatcaagaaaacgagttcatgcatTAGTTTTGCCTTGAATCCACCTTCAATTAGGCTTGAAGGGGCTGAATTTAGGGTTTTCTCCTTTTCCCCTTGTGGGTGTCGACCACACCCCATCACACACACAAAAACACTGAGTTTTCTAGTTTACACAAAACTTAAACTCAATTCTTACAAGTTTAGTCCCTCAATTTTGTCACATCTTCATAATTTCCTCCAAATTCATTCCTTACTTATTTTGACTAAataatttaactaggttaaatagcctagtatTTTATTTCATGTCTTATCATATGGAAACATGTGGCAAATGTAAACATTcgaattttggggcgttacaagtctaccccccttaaagtaGGTTTCGTCCCGAAACCTGCTTTATCAATATTTCTTTAAAATCAATCATATAGTTCGCCCAATCCGTTCATAGTGGGTTAAAGTTTTGACCATTATGATAGCCCATTACATGTTGTCTTATTCGACCCATCCATGACGGGTCATTACATACCCTTTTTCATTATTATCATAATTTCATCTCTTGCGACCCATTACAACGAGTCACTACTTATACAACTTCTTTATTATGCCTTCTATATCATATTGACCCGTTCATGACTGATCAACTACATATACTTTATGTTTCCATTCTTTAGCATTTTCTTCTTAAATTCTCATCTCATCACATTATCGTATTTAAACTAGTGTGTGCAAACTAGCAGAAACCTAAAGAGTCTAATACCATGATCTACATTACAACAGTTTGAGGTTCATAAGAACTTACTAATACACTTCACTGTTAGCGTTAGTTCTACCAGTTTTACTTATTCCTGGAGTTTTATTTCTACCTCCTTACTCATTCACCCACTGCTTTTTACATAAGCCTAAACTCAAACTCATTCTTAATCAACTTCTAAAGGCCAAGCCTTCATTTTTATAACACTTTTTGCGCTACATATTTCGTACGGAAATACTTTTTCAACCATAGCTAAAATTTCACCTTAATATATTAACAATTCATTAACCTTACTACCTTGGCGCAGTACTTCGATATGCAGCAACGAACCGGTCCCCTTCGTTACCATTCATGCCATCTTTCAGGTTGACCTCATTCATCCAAGTGATGAGCTTTCGCTCAGGAGCATTCTTTCACCGTCCTAGATAGATTTATCACATCATGATTCCTGCCATTCTTATTATAAGATTAGGGGTTTACACATTCCATTCGATTTCATTCAGACATGAAGTTTATTACATcactttatttatatattaatactTTCTCAATTCCTTCTTAAAACATTAGTGCGTTTGACCCCGTTCATAACGGGCCAACACATGACCATTTCTGAATATATCACTTTTGTTGTCTGACCCGTTTACGACGAGTCAGTACTTAACCGTTCCTTCGCAATTGTTTAGCTTATTTGTCAACTTCTGCATTTTGACTTTTCAAAGTCAATCTGTCACTTCCTTCTTATTATAAATACACGTAACGAAGTACACGTTTGTGCTTCTTGTCAATTCAAGCATACATACAATTTCATCGCTTCATGCTTTAGTGCTTCTTACGTATACTTGTCCTTTCCATTAAAACTTAAGCCTTCAGCCCGGGTCGTAACCCGTCATTCACTTCAACTCTCTAGAGTCGAGTCATAAGCTCCTATTAAAAGTATAACCCTATTTATACATAGCTAATACAAGTAAAGTCCATTGATTCTTTATTATTCATACCTTACGATAGTCCTTTCTTTCCAAATAGTGGCATTGCGTGCCCATTCATCAAGCTCACCTATGCGTATGAAATTTAACAGATCAAAACATTAAATACCGAGTTCAAATGGCGATCACCATCTGACCCGTACGACCATTTATCCTTTCAACCATTCTTGCATACAATACATGagcataattatatatatatatatatatatatatatatataagtccaAAACATAACTTGGAAAATATTCGTTTCTTAAAGAATATTTACTTGCTTAACCTGTAATTACTTACATATTCGAATCTTTTCATTCTTATCATTCATTATGTTTCAAACTCGTCCCGCGGTTTATAACATCTCATTCCTACTTTTATTCTTTCTTTGTTTTGAAtctgtctcgcggattc of Helianthus annuus cultivar XRQ/B chromosome 1, HanXRQr2.0-SUNRISE, whole genome shotgun sequence contains these proteins:
- the LOC118491409 gene encoding uncharacterized protein LOC118491409 — encoded protein: MEALHVAAVKANMEGIFNGVKTPNDGPVLSHLLYADDVLFVGDWSLSNFKNLARFLRCFHLASGLKVNFSKSLLYGVGVTNAEINNMALILSCKPGSFPFTYLGLPVGANMGLVKNWKPIIEKFENKLTLWKARMLSFGGRLTLIEAVLSNLPTYYFSLFSAPLAVIKQLERLRRKFLWGGCLEKNKISWVPWFKVVASKVEGGLGIGSLACTNKALIVKWCLRYKNENTSLWAKSISAFHCGTRRHASIPLNSSIAGVWKSIVNLGRVMHEPVVDVKARMVPYVGVGDKTLFWLDTWVGNRPLRDEFPTLFTLESDKRCFVQQRYKRINESLEWFWGSSVPLSLPEHLDAWSNCSGLLSSALLGPGPDRWLWRTGSSRDTYTVSRLRSELDHINIIPKQNCYLGFTGFRRR